In Serinicoccus marinus DSM 15273, the genomic stretch CAGCCCGAGCGCCGCGGCGACCTGCGCACCACCGGTGGACGAGCCGAGCATCCACAGCGGCACCCCGGTGCCCTCGCCCGGCAGCGCACGAACCCGACGACCGGACTGTGGCTCGCCGAGGTAGCCCTGCAGGTCCGCCACCTCGGAGGCGAAGTCGGGCAGATGCCCGCTGGAGCGCGACAGGGCCGCGGCCGTCATGGGGTCTGTGCCCGGTGCCCGGCCGAGACCGAGGTCGAAGCGGTCGCCGTGGATGGTGGCCAGGGTGCCGTAGTACTCCGCCACCATGAGGGGAGAGTGGTTGGGGAGCATCACGCCGCCGGAGCCCAGCCGGATGCGGTCGGTCGCGTGCGCCACGTGACCGAGGAGCAGCGCGGTCGCCGAGGACATGAAGGCCTCGGAGCCGTGGTGCTCCGCCATCCAGAAGCGGTGGTAGCCGAGCTGGTCGACCTCCCGCGCGAGGGCCACGGACTCCTCGATGGCGGTGGCGGGCGTCATGCCCTGGGAGCGGGGGACCAGGTCGAGGACGGAGAGCGGGACGCGCGTGGATGTCATGTCTGGGCCAACGCGTGTCCCCTGCCGTGTATGCCGGAAGAGGCCCTGACGTCTGTCTCCGGGCGACCGGCCGCGCCGGTCGTGGCCCAGCCGTGAGAGGCCCAGCAACTCGACGCGGCGACCGCACAAGCCGAGCATCGGCCCGCGGTACCCTGCCACGCCGCGCCCCCGCCGAGCAAGGCCATGCGGTCGACGTCGGTGCGCCCACCCGGGCCCAGTGGTCCAGATGATGGCTGTCGCACCACTGAGGAAGCGCGGAGCACCCCGGGAACGAGCAGCCGCCGTCCCGCACGGCCAGGGCCGTCCACTGCGCGGGACTGGCGAAGCGTGCGGTCAGACCCAGGGCGAGCGGTGCCCCGTCTGCGGAGAGCCAGACCGGGGTCATGTCCGCGCTGCACGACAGCTCGGCGGCCTGCTTGGGCGGCACGTAGTCACCTTCCATGGTGCTCGCCGGCCCGGACGGGATGCCCCGGTCGGGGTCGAAGGGGATCGTCAGCAGCACGGTGGCGCGGGCGGTCGACGGCGGCGCACCCGGGTTGCCGGTGCCGCGACGGATCACCGTCATCAGCGCGTCGTAGCGGCGCTGGCCGGGCAGCCGGGTGTCCGGCTCGACTGCTCCAGCGCCAGAGCTGGACGTCCCCGCGGCGTCCACGGACAGCCCCAGGGTGTCCTGGTCCCCGGCAGCTCCGCGCTGCTGACCCTCACCACCGGGCGCCGGCGCGGCCAGCGCCGAGGTGAGCACGCCGGAGATGACCGCTGCATCACCGTCCGGCGCGTCGATGGTGAAGCGGGTCAGCCCGGGGCCGACGCGGCGCCGGGCGACCGTCCGCAGCTCGATCGCCTTCCGCTCTCGCTCACCGGGCTTGGCCTCCTGCAGCAGGTCTTCGACCAGCCGGTGGCAGACCTTGGCGAGGTCATGGTCCGACAGGTCCGGCCGAGCCGCCGCGGCGGAGGCGATCCGGGCATACGACTCGCGCTGGTCGGGTCGAGCGAGGACTCCAGCCGCGTCATCGTCCGCGCGACCAGGGCGGCGCGGTGCACCGGCACGCTGCCGTCGGCGACGGCGTCCCCGATGACCGTGGTCACGGGCGACTGCGAGGCCCTCACGATCGCACTGATCTGCGCGGCGTCCTGCGTGCTGAGCCAGGGGCATCGGACCCGCAGCCAGTCCACCAGCGACATCGCCACGTCCTGATGGAGCCCGCGCACCGCCGCTTCCCGCGCGAGCGTGAAGCCGACCGCCCCCAGCTGCGTCTGCAGCGCGCCCACCGCCTCGATCGCATCGGTGAGGTCGCCGTCGAGCACGGTGGCGGAGTGCTGCGCCAGCGCGCCCACGAAGCTCAACCCGCGACTCGCGGTGTCCAGGCCCTCGGCCATGCGCTCGCGCACAGGTCGCGCCGCCTGCTCCTCCGCCCGCATCTCGTCCAGCGCTGCGTCGACGTCGGCCATGAAGGCGTTGTACTCAGCCGAGCTCATCGCGTTGATCTCGGCGAGTGGGTCATAGGGGTCGAGTGGCGGCTGGGCATGCGTCCGGTGCGTGGGCGGCTCGTCTGCCTCCCACTCCTGCACCCCCGGGTTCAACGCCATACCTCACTCAAGCACCCGCCACCGACAGACCCGGTGACCTGCGACGATCCGGTGACAGACGTCACTGCCCGAGAGCTCTGGGGGCTGGCAGAGTGGGCGCCATGAGTCGGACGGACAGGCCCACGGACGCGTGGTCGCGCTGGGGCTGGCTCTTCGGCGGGATCTGGCTGGTGTTCTTCGCCTTCCCGCTCGGG encodes the following:
- a CDS encoding LLM class flavin-dependent oxidoreductase, producing the protein MTSTRVPLSVLDLVPRSQGMTPATAIEESVALAREVDQLGYHRFWMAEHHGSEAFMSSATALLLGHVAHATDRIRLGSGGVMLPNHSPLMVAEYYGTLATIHGDRFDLGLGRAPGTDPMTAAALSRSSGHLPDFASEVADLQGYLGEPQSGRRVRALPGEGTGVPLWMLGSSTGGAQVAAALGLPFSFASHFAPDQLQEALSLYRDRFRADAATAQVDRPTTMAGVNVLVAPTQEEADHLFTTAQLMAIRIRSGQPAPLDPPVESLAAVVPTELLPLANAHQSVKMVGTPETVVEKLETFAAAHELDELIVTTYTFDPELRRRSYRMLAEAWGATARPPERVAVSG